Below is a window of Propionispora hippei DSM 15287 DNA.
GATAAACTCTGCCACTTTTGTTTCATTCTAGGCGAAAGTAATCTCTGTTTTTGAATATCTGACATCTCTTGGTTACACCCGAAGTAAAGTGGATAGTGTAGACTACTACGATTTAACCATTCAAAACTCATGCCTACATCTTTACCCATGGTTTTTAAAGCAAGTTTTCCAGTATTAAACAAAAAAGAATTCCCATATTTGCGTCTCATATTATCAAGCTTTAGAACTTTAGTCCAATATGGATATCCCGCAAACAATTCATCGGCGCCTTCTCCTACTTGACACACGATAGCGCCGCGATCCCGGGCTAATTTAGAAACATAATATACCGGAACACAGACTGGATCAGCAATGGGTTCATCCTGTAAATGTACCATGCGGGGTAAAAAGTCCAGCAGGTCATCTACATCTAACAACAGTTCATGATGTTCCGCGCCGACTACATTTGCCATCTGCCGCGCATAATGTAATTCATTTTGGTAGCTTTCATATTTCCCCTTATAACCGATGGAAAAAGTCTTGACTCCTCCGCTCATGCCTTCTGAAAACAAGGCGGCATTTGTACTAGAGTCAATTCCCCCCGATAAAAAAACACCAACGGGAACATCGCTTACCTTACGTAAGGTAACCGCTGTTCGCAATTCATTTAAAATCATCTCCGCAATATCTTCTTCAGGCACTTTAGAAAGTGGTTGTGTATGGTCCAAGACATCCCAGTATTTTTGTTCATAAGTATCACCGTTCATGCGAATTCTTAACCATGTCCCAGGTGACAGTTTTTTTATTCCGGCAAATAGTGTCTGAGGAGCAGGAGTAGTTAAAAAAGACAAATAGTGGTAAAGGGCCTCTTCATGCACCAATCGTTTCTGCTCCGGATCTTTTAGTAAGGCTTTAATTTCGGAGCCAAACGTGAGTCTACCATGATGGATACTGTAATATAAAGGTTTAATTCCGACACGATCACGTATCAACCACAGTTCCTGCCGCCGTGCATCCCATAACGCGATGGCAAACATTCCACGGAATTTCTCCAAACAGTTAATTCCCCATTGTTCAAATGCATGGAGAATCATTTCTGTATCTGAATGGTCAGTTTTCCAAGTATGTCCCCCAAGTGCTATTAGCTCTTTTCTGATTTCCGCATGATTGTAAATTTCACCGTTAAAAACAACCCAAAGTGAGCCATCTTCATTGCTCATTGGCTGGTTTGCCATATCAGATAAATCAATAATAGATAACCTGCGGTGCCCCAACCCAATCCGTCTGTTCGTGGAGACCCATGTACCTCCGCCATCCGGACCTCTATGTATCATTTCATCGCGCATAGAGGTAATATATGCTTCTGTAATTTGAAAATTGCCGCTGTCAAAAGTAAGAGCGCCGACTATTCCGCACATACTGCTCCCTCCAAGTGCTCCGATACTTTGAACGCAATTTCCATCGCTTGTATCTGCTGCCACAAAGGTATCGGCCATTCGCCACCATTCTGGATAGTTTTCGCTAATATTTCAATTTCTTCATATTGACCTTTTTCACTTAATTTTGTTTGTAAAGAGCCAATTTTAGTTCCTGCTGCTTTCAATGATTTATAATCATCCAAAATCAATACTTTCCCATCAAAAAAAACTTCCATTTGTTCCTTGGGATAATCCGTTGCCCCCAACGCCGTATATGTCAATGTTGCTACGGAACCATCCTCATAAGACACAGTGGCAACGAAATTGTCTTGAGAGCTATAATAGCCCGTCGTAGGAACTATAGACTGTGCCTGAACATTTCGCACCTTACTATTTGTGAGGAAGTTAAATAGATCATAAATATGACAGGCTTCGCCGATATTTCGCCCGCCCCCTTCTTCAGTATGCACCCAGTGATTCAACGGAATATACCCTGCATTCATCCGATAATTAATCATCAGGGGATTTGTCCTTTGAGAAGTTAGTTGATACATCGCCTGCGCATAACGCGAGAAACGGCGATTAAAGCCTGTCAGTAAGACAGGAGCTGTTTGATCAGTTGGTAAGGATTCATAAAATTTTTTAATCTTATCCAATTCTTCATTTGATAGTGCAAGAGGTTTCTCCACCAATACATGTTTTCCCGCTCTCAATGCCTGCAGTGCCATATTCGTATGTAAATTATGCCGGGTAGCAATAACAATTAAATCAATGTTCGAATCATTTAATAACTCTTGATAGTCTGTTGTCGAATACTCCGCCTCAAATTGACTAGCCACAGCTTTCGCGTTGTGCCCAGTCCGACTCATAACCGCTTTTAAATGAAAATAGTCTGACAATAATTTTATATTAGGTAAATGGATTCCTTTAGCAAAACCACCTGCTCCAGCCAATGCAACACCTATTTTACCTTCTGCTTTGCCTCTTGCTGAAAGGTTATACACTTTTCTTTTAGTCTCCAACTTTTCCTTTGGATACTCCAACAATACGATCATGGGCCTATCCTGACCGTTTTTTAAGGCTTCATACGCTTCTGTAGCCTTCTCAATCGAATAAGTCTTTTGAATTAGCAGATTAACTCGGACTTTCTCTTCTGAAACAAGCTTTAAATATTCTAGCATATTACGATTTTCGGTCCAACGGACATAGCCAATAGGGTAATCCAAGCCCTTTTCTTCATAGTTTTCATCATAGCGTCCCGGACCGTAAGAGGAAGAGATAAAAAAGTCCAGTTCTTTCTGATAGAAGTCAGCGCGGTTTAAATGCAAACCAACATCGCCAACCAACACAACCCGTCCCTTTCGGCGGCACATCTTAAAGGCAGTAGACACTACCGCATCAGAGGGAGTCGCCGCCGTTATAATAACACCGTCGGCACCATTTCCCTCCGTAAGGCGAATTACCTGCTCCACATCCAGATCGTCATCGGGATGTATCCCGTAGTCTAATCCCAATTGATAAGCCATATTGATTCTACTACGATCTATTTCAACTCCAATAACACGGCATCCATTGGCTTTCAACAATTGAACTGTTAATTGTCCAATAATTCCCAACCCAATAATAACAAAAGTTTCTCCTAAAGTAGGGTTGCTACGACGCACTCCCTGCATAGCGATTGCACCAACTGTCACCGTGCTTGCTTCTTTAGAGTTTAAACCTTTTGGAATTTTCGCAACCAAGTTATGAGGGACAGATATATATTCCGCATGAAAAGCACACTGAGCGCCCGCGCAAGCTACATAGTCACCTGGTTTGAGATCATGAATATCTTCCCCGCATTCTACAACTATACCAGCCGCCGAATATCCGGTGGGAGAACCACTAGAAAGTTTCCCTGCCACGACTCTTCTTGTCTTTTCAATTCCTTGTGACATAACCATATCAAAGACTTTTTTTACTTTTTGCGGCTGCTGAATAGCCCGTTTCCATAGCGGCACCGCACTTCCTTTTACTCCGCTCATCTCCGTACCCGCCGAGATGCAAGAATACTCCACTCTGACTAATACAGTACCTGCGGACACCTGCGGTGCCGGAACTTCTTCTACTGTCGCCATGCCTTGCTTTATAATCACTTGCTTCATTGCCACATCCCTCGTGTATCAATAACAATTTTTTCTCCAAGCATAGACAAATTCACACAGGAAAAAACCTTATGATTGACTAGCAACACAACAACGTCAGCTTCATGGATAGCTTCTGTTATAGAAGCCATTCGAATATTTTCAAATTTGATAAGTTGCTGAGGCAATCGTGCAACATGGGGTTCAACAGCTAGAATTTGATAATCAGGATTTCCTGCCAAGCTCTCAACAATTTGGACCGCAGGACTTTCTCGTAAATCATCGATATCTGGCTTAAATGCCAACCCTAAACATGCAATAACCGGCTTTTTAAATTTATCACCATAAGCTACAATTTTATTAACAATATGTTTAGGTTTAAACTCGTTTACTTCTCTGGCCGCACGTATCAATTTTGCTTTTTTCGGCGCCGCATCCACAATAAACCAGGGATCAACAGCAATACAGTGACCGCCTACGCCTGGACCTGGCTGCAAAATATTCACCCGTGGGTGCCGATTAGCAAGATGTATAAGCTCCCATACATTAATATCCAGTTCCTCACAAATAAGTGAAAGTTCATTGGCAAAAGCAATATTCACATCACGAAAAGCATTTTCCGTTAGCTTAGACATTTCCGCTGTCCGTGAATCCGATAATAATAATTCGCCTTTTACAAACTTCTGATATAATGCCTTAGTCTTTTGCGCCGATCTTTCATCAATTCCTCCAATAATGCGATCATTCTCCACTAACTCACGCAAAATCTGTCCAGGAAGAACACGTTCTGGGCAGTGAGATAGGTACACACTCTCCCCTTTCTTATCTTCAAAACCATCTCTACGTCGGGACACTCTCAGATCAGGACGAATTTCACGTAACCATTCTCCAACTTTTTCTGTCGTCCCCACTGGGCTTGTCGACTCTAAGATGATCAGATTCTCCGGTTTTACGTAGGGAGCAATTGACTTAACTGCATCTTGAATATACGACAAATTAGGGCTGTGTTCATCTGTAAAAGGAGTCGGGACAGCTATTATAAAGACATCGGCCTCTTTCGGTTCAGAAAAAGCCTTTAGCTTACCACTCTGCACTGCAGCCTTTACCATCACGTCAAGATCCGGTTCATATATGTGAACTTGTCCACAATTAATCATATTTATTGTTTGCTCGTTCACATCGACCCCATATACTTCAAATCCCTTTGTTGCCAGTAAACTCGCTGTTGGTAACCCTATATACCCTAGACCTATTACACATATCTTTTCATCATAGTTTAAAATCGACATGATATAACCCACTCTCACTAGTTTTAGTATGCTCCCCTTTTATTCAGTACCACGTCCAATGTTTTGAGCAATAAAACAATATCCTGCCATAGTGACCAGTTCCTTACATACCAGGAATCCATTTTAAGCCTTCCTTCAAACTCTATTTCATTCCGTCCGCTAACCTGCCACAAACCGGTAACCCCCGGTACGGTTTCCAGAATAGCATGGGCCATATATCCCATACGCGCTCTTTCTCTTGGCAGATATGGCCGAGGTCCTACAAGACTCATATTACCAATAATTACGTTAAATATTTGCGGTAACTCATCTAAGCTGTATTTTCTTAACCAAATTCCAACTTTCGTAATTCGCGGATCATAGCCTTTAATTTTTGCATATTTATCCCATTCTTCTTTAGCCTCGGGACTTTGTGCAAAATAATCAGCCAGCATGGCATCCGCATTAGGATACATTGTCCGGAATTTGAAACACCAAAACAGTTTTCCCTTTTTCCCTAATCTTTTAGCAACGTGAAATACTGGTCCTTTAGAGTCAGATTTAATGGCTATTCCTATTAATAACAAAACAGGAATAACCATCAATAAAACAGCAATTCCCGTCACTATATCAAACATCCGTTTAGCCACTCGGTTTCGCCAATAGGAAAGATTATTTTTCATTCTAAGCATTATTGTCTGTTCGTTGTACAGGGCTTCTACTTCCATATTGCTTAATGGAACACCAAATAAATCAGGCACAATTGTTATGTTTTTAACACAAGGCTGAATTCGATAAATTAAACTTAACAGTTCACTTCTTTCCAAGCCAGGAACAGCAATAATTATGTCTTCTACAGCACTGTTCATAATAACAGCATCGGCGTTGTCAAATGTTCCCACGTGGGGATAAACGCGGGTCAACGGCTTATTTTTACAGTTATCTTCGATTACACCCACAATCTTATATCCCAAATTTCCATCCTTAGTAAAGCTATTTGCCAGTAATTCAGCGGTTTTTCCAGCCCCAACAACAATAATCGGCTTCTGCCACAAGTTACCACTCAACAATAGTCGTTTTACCGTATACCTTGCAATAACCAGACAGATAAAACTGATAAACCAACTTAGGCAAACAAATATTCTTGAAACATCCGCCTCTTTCATAAAATACATAACAACAATCATTAAAGCACTTACATAAGTACACGCTTTAAATAATACTTCCGCACTCTTCCACAGAGGCAACCGTTTATTGTATAATCCTCCGTAAGCTAAAAAAAACAAGTAAATAATGGGTACAATTATATATGTGTATGTGTTATTAACATGAAAAGGCTCAAGGGAAGGAACAAAATATAATAATATATCACCACGGATGTATTCTGCGAATAAGATAGATAAAACAATAGCCCCATAATCAAACAAGGCAAGAAACATAGGGACACTATAACGTCCAATCCGGGAAAAAATACTTTCTGAGGATATGGAGGTTGTTTCGATAATAACGTTTTTTGACATTCCATCCACATTAATTCCCCTTTTCGTGTTACTCACTACTTAATGCTTCGACATAATTGCCTATTTTCCCTGCAAAATCCGCATTTCCCAATAATCGCCACTATTATTAATTGCTATTTTTTCACAGGCCGTGTTCATTATCAAAGAAAAGACTTACTCCCATGAAAAACCATAATATTTTCGCCAAAAAGGGAGCCCAAAAAATATGGTCCACTAATGAACTAACTGTAATGGCGATAAGCAGTGCCAAAATCGCCGCGTGATATCCCTTATGAGTTTTTCTCCATACTGTAATTAACTCTTTATACATATGAAATAACAGATACAAAAAAGCAGCTAAACTGGGGAGTCCAGTTTCTGCGGCCATCATTAGAAAACTGTTATGTGCATGGGGATTAGATTTTTCCGGTGATAGAGGATTGATATATCGAGCATTGTAGATTTCTCTGAACTGATCAAAGCCAACCCCGGTCAAAGGATAATCCCGGATCATATTTATGCTTGATTGCCAGATATAAATCCGGACATAATTGGACTGCCAGTTCGGATCAAACAATGTTTTCACTCGCGTTATATAGAGCGGTGCCATCGCGCCAATCAATATAAAAGCAATGATTACCC
It encodes the following:
- a CDS encoding bi-domain-containing oxidoreductase — encoded protein: MKQVIIKQGMATVEEVPAPQVSAGTVLVRVEYSCISAGTEMSGVKGSAVPLWKRAIQQPQKVKKVFDMVMSQGIEKTRRVVAGKLSSGSPTGYSAAGIVVECGEDIHDLKPGDYVACAGAQCAFHAEYISVPHNLVAKIPKGLNSKEASTVTVGAIAMQGVRRSNPTLGETFVIIGLGIIGQLTVQLLKANGCRVIGVEIDRSRINMAYQLGLDYGIHPDDDLDVEQVIRLTEGNGADGVIITAATPSDAVVSTAFKMCRRKGRVVLVGDVGLHLNRADFYQKELDFFISSSYGPGRYDENYEEKGLDYPIGYVRWTENRNMLEYLKLVSEEKVRVNLLIQKTYSIEKATEAYEALKNGQDRPMIVLLEYPKEKLETKRKVYNLSARGKAEGKIGVALAGAGGFAKGIHLPNIKLLSDYFHLKAVMSRTGHNAKAVASQFEAEYSTTDYQELLNDSNIDLIVIATRHNLHTNMALQALRAGKHVLVEKPLALSNEELDKIKKFYESLPTDQTAPVLLTGFNRRFSRYAQAMYQLTSQRTNPLMINYRMNAGYIPLNHWVHTEEGGGRNIGEACHIYDLFNFLTNSKVRNVQAQSIVPTTGYYSSQDNFVATVSYEDGSVATLTYTALGATDYPKEQMEVFFDGKVLILDDYKSLKAAGTKIGSLQTKLSEKGQYEEIEILAKTIQNGGEWPIPLWQQIQAMEIAFKVSEHLEGAVCAE
- the wecC gene encoding UDP-N-acetyl-D-mannosamine dehydrogenase, giving the protein MSILNYDEKICVIGLGYIGLPTASLLATKGFEVYGVDVNEQTINMINCGQVHIYEPDLDVMVKAAVQSGKLKAFSEPKEADVFIIAVPTPFTDEHSPNLSYIQDAVKSIAPYVKPENLIILESTSPVGTTEKVGEWLREIRPDLRVSRRRDGFEDKKGESVYLSHCPERVLPGQILRELVENDRIIGGIDERSAQKTKALYQKFVKGELLLSDSRTAEMSKLTENAFRDVNIAFANELSLICEELDINVWELIHLANRHPRVNILQPGPGVGGHCIAVDPWFIVDAAPKKAKLIRAAREVNEFKPKHIVNKIVAYGDKFKKPVIACLGLAFKPDIDDLRESPAVQIVESLAGNPDYQILAVEPHVARLPQQLIKFENIRMASITEAIHEADVVVLLVNHKVFSCVNLSMLGEKIVIDTRGMWQ
- the wbaP gene encoding undecaprenyl-phosphate galactose phosphotransferase WbaP; translation: MSKNVIIETTSISSESIFSRIGRYSVPMFLALFDYGAIVLSILFAEYIRGDILLYFVPSLEPFHVNNTYTYIIVPIIYLFFLAYGGLYNKRLPLWKSAEVLFKACTYVSALMIVVMYFMKEADVSRIFVCLSWFISFICLVIARYTVKRLLLSGNLWQKPIIVVGAGKTAELLANSFTKDGNLGYKIVGVIEDNCKNKPLTRVYPHVGTFDNADAVIMNSAVEDIIIAVPGLERSELLSLIYRIQPCVKNITIVPDLFGVPLSNMEVEALYNEQTIMLRMKNNLSYWRNRVAKRMFDIVTGIAVLLMVIPVLLLIGIAIKSDSKGPVFHVAKRLGKKGKLFWCFKFRTMYPNADAMLADYFAQSPEAKEEWDKYAKIKGYDPRITKVGIWLRKYSLDELPQIFNVIIGNMSLVGPRPYLPRERARMGYMAHAILETVPGVTGLWQVSGRNEIEFEGRLKMDSWYVRNWSLWQDIVLLLKTLDVVLNKRGAY
- the asnB gene encoding asparagine synthase (glutamine-hydrolyzing), whose amino-acid sequence is MCGIVGALTFDSGNFQITEAYITSMRDEMIHRGPDGGGTWVSTNRRIGLGHRRLSIIDLSDMANQPMSNEDGSLWVVFNGEIYNHAEIRKELIALGGHTWKTDHSDTEMILHAFEQWGINCLEKFRGMFAIALWDARRQELWLIRDRVGIKPLYYSIHHGRLTFGSEIKALLKDPEQKRLVHEEALYHYLSFLTTPAPQTLFAGIKKLSPGTWLRIRMNGDTYEQKYWDVLDHTQPLSKVPEEDIAEMILNELRTAVTLRKVSDVPVGVFLSGGIDSSTNAALFSEGMSGGVKTFSIGYKGKYESYQNELHYARQMANVVGAEHHELLLDVDDLLDFLPRMVHLQDEPIADPVCVPVYYVSKLARDRGAIVCQVGEGADELFAGYPYWTKVLKLDNMRRKYGNSFLFNTGKLALKTMGKDVGMSFEWLNRSSLHYPLYFGCNQEMSDIQKQRLLSPRMKQKWQSLSSWDVIRPMFNEFKTKAWQDDLVQWMSYSNLRLRLPELLLARVDKMGMGAGLEARVPFLDHKFVELAMSIPSDLKIKNSINKYILKKAVRGIIPDNLIDRRKQGFGVPISEWFYQQLGTEMKIELKKFCSETDYFKISEIERLIERGESGQVWYLFNFVLWWKRFIL